In Plutella xylostella chromosome 27, ilPluXylo3.1, whole genome shotgun sequence, one genomic interval encodes:
- the LOC105388669 gene encoding probable small nuclear ribonucleoprotein G: MSKAHPPELKKFMDKKLSIKLNAGRAVTGVLRGFDPFMNLVLDESVEECKDGQRNNIGMVVIRGNSIIMLESLDRL, encoded by the exons ATGTCCAAGGCACACCCCCCAGAATTGAAAAA GTTCATGGACAAAAAGCTGTCGATCAAGTTGAACGCGGGGCGCGCGGTGACGGGCGTGCTGCGCGGCTTCGACCCCTTCATGAACCTGGTGCTGGACGAGTCCGTCGAGGAGTGCAAGGACGGCCAGAGGAACAACATTGGCATGGTT GTCATTCGAGGGAATAGCATAATCATGCTGGAATCATTAGATAGACTAtag